The following are encoded in a window of Scophthalmus maximus strain ysfricsl-2021 chromosome 2, ASM2237912v1, whole genome shotgun sequence genomic DNA:
- the gusb gene encoding beta-glucuronidase: protein MFAPGRAALLGALCLWAAFDAVCPLFPRESASREVKELSGRWDFRADKSPDRKQGFERAWYKSRLAETGPVIDMPVPASYNDITQDPTLRDFIGWVWYEREVVVPSRWVADEGTRVVLRVGSAHYYSVVWVNGVKVTEHKGGHLPFEAEIGSLIRKDPTTPCRITIAVNNTLTLDTLPPGIIQHMDDPTKYPAGFFVQNIYFDFFNYAGIHRPVLLYTTPKAYVDDITVVTDFLDDTGLVKYVVSVQGAVTAAVKVTLLDKDGHSVASSNKASGLLKVVDVKLWWPYLMHENHGYLYSLEVRLMAADDGSTDEDVYTLPVGIRTVRVTSTQFLINNKPFYFHGVNKHEDSDIRGKGLDWPLIIKDFNLLKWLGANSFRTSHYPYAEEILQMCDRHGIVVIDECPGVGIKDIRSFGNASLAHHLVVMDELVRRDKNHPSVVMWSVANEPAAEMPPAELYFKTLIKHTKDLDPTRPVTYITDSNYARDKGAPYVDVICVNSYFSWYHDPGHMEVISIQLNSQFENWYGKYQKPIIQSEYGADAVPGLHSDPPVMFSEEYQKMVLQNYHDVFDQKRKQYVVGELIWNFADFMTAQGITRVVGNKKGIFSRQRQPKAAAFTLRERYWRLANETARLPAWTKYPCSL from the exons ATGTTCGCACCGGGGAGGGCCGCGCTGCTGGGCGCCCTGTGTCTGTGGGCCGCGTTCGACGCGGTGTGTCCGCTCTTCCCCCGGGAGTCCGCCTCCCGAGAGGTGAAGGAGCTGAGCGGCCGCTGGGACTTCAGGGCGGACAAGTCTCCGGACAGGAAGCAGGGCTTCGAGAGGGCATGGTACAAGAGTCGGCTGGCAGAG ACTGGCCCAGTGATTGACATGCCAGTTCCTGCCAGCTACAATGACATCACCCAGGACCCTACGCTCAGAGATTTCATCGGCTGGGTGTGGTACGAGCGAGAGGTCGTGGTGCCTTCCCGCTGGGTCGCAGATGAAGGAACTCGAGTGGTTCTGAGAGTGGGAAGCGCTCACTATTATTCAGTGGTG TGGGTGAACGGGGTGAAAGTGACCGAGCACAAAGGTGGCCATCTTCCCTTTGAGGCTGAGATTGGCAGTTTAATCCGCAAGGACCCGACCACACCGTGCAGGATCACCATCGCTGTCAACAACACGCTGACTCTGGACACTCTTCCTCCTGGGATCATCCAGCACATGGACGACCCAACCAA GTATCCTGCTGGGTTTTTTGTGCAAAACATCTACTTTGATTTCTTCAACTACGCTGGGATACATCGTCCCGTGTTGCTGTATACTACTCCTAAGGCGTATgtggatgacatcactgtggtGACTGACTTCTTGGATGACACTG GTCTCGTCAAATACGTAGTATCAGTCCAAGGTGCTGTCACCGCCGCGGTGAAGGTCACTTTGCTGGACAAAGACGGACACTCAGTGGCCTCCTCTAACAAGGCGTCTGGACTGCTCAAAGTGGTGGATGTCAAGCTGTGGTGGCCGTACTTGATGCACGAGAACCATGGTTATCTTTACTCTTTGGAG GTTCGCTTAATGGCAGCTGATGATGGATCGACTGATGAAGATGTGTACACTCTACCAGTTGGCATCCGCACTGTTAGGGTGACCAGCACTCAGTTCCTCATCAACAACAAGCCCTTCTACTTCCACGGAGTCAACAAACACGAAGACTCTGAT ATTCGAGGTAAAGGCCTGGACTGGCCCCTGATCATCAAGGACTTTAACTTACTGAAGTGGTTGGGAGCAAACTCGTTCCGCACCAGCCATTACCCGTATGCTGAGGAGATCCTGCAGATGTGTGATCGCCACGGCATCGTAGTGATAGACGAGTGCCCGGGAGTGGGCATCAAAGACAT TCGCAGTTTTGGAAATGCCTCCCTCGCCCATCACCTGGTCGTCATGGACGAACTTGTACGTCGGGACAAGAACCATCCATCTGTGGTCATGTGGTCCGTAGCTAACGAGCCTGCTGCAGAGATGCCCCCTGCCGAACTGTATTTCAA gacCTTGATAAAACATACCAAGGATCTGGACCCGACCCGGCCCGTCACTTATATCACAGACAGTAACTATGCCAGGGACAAGGGG GCTCCCTATGTGGATGTGATCTGTGTGAACAGTTACTTCTCCTGGTACCACGATCCAGGCCACATGGAGGTCATCTCCATCCAGCTCAACTCCCAGTTTGAGAACTGGTACGGAAAGTACCAGAAACCCATCATTCAGAGCGAATATGGAGCCGACGCGGTGCCGGGGCTTCACAGT GATCCACCCGTGATGTTTTCGGAAGAGTACCAGAAGATGGTCCTGCAGAACTACCACGATGTGTTTGACCAGAAGAGGAAGCAGTATGTTGTCGGCGAACTCATCTGGAACTTCGCCGATTTCATGACTGCACAAG GAATCACCCGCGTGGTGGGGAACAAGAAGGGCATTTTCAGCAGGCAAAGGCAGCCCAAAGCAGCAGCGTTCACCTTGAGAGAGAGGTACTGGAGACTGGCAAACGAAACCGCACGACTACCCGCCTGGACCAAGTACCCTTGCTCACTCTGA